The genomic region CTGACTTTTATAGCATCGAtcacatctttaatataataaaaataagattaataaAAGTACTCTTCACGTTTGAAAGACATataaagataaacaaaacaaaactgagtGAATGATTTCTCAGGCGGATTGcccaacatttattgataaagttatgtttttgtttattatcgTTTAGCTGgtcttgtaacgttgtgtgtGTCTCCTTCACTGTCTGTTAAACCTTGATCGTGTAGCTTAAAGCAAGATCATAGTTAAATCGTCAGTCATTGGGTTTGTCCCCGTATTTTtcatagtattttaaaaaaaaatcaggaggtattatacaacaacaacagaaaaaatactgttcaaacaTACATCTGCTCTTAAACACGTATTTCGCCAGATGTCTTGGACTGTTTCTTCCTGGGCAATGCCTCTTGCAAGCACCGGTACCGTCCTTGTGCAGTTCAACTATAGGCCAAACGAAGTAATCAAAATATGTGTGTATTACTTCagtatatttatcaaaaataatttctgttttCCTCTGTTAATACCCTCGATCACGACAGAAGGGTCGGACGTTATCATTAATAGACATATCTGTACACACGGGTCAATGTCAAAGTTCTGTACTTCGCTGGAAAGTATATCGTTATCTTTCTGACGACCTTTAAATACACACTGGAACAAACGCAATTTGTTTAGTGTTGTGTGGATTTTCCGGAAGTTCACATAACGTATTAAAACGacaaacagttaaaaaagatattcaaaCGATGATTTAACATCCCATTTATGTTcgagcaatttttttttatcagttattggTTTTGTATGCAAGCatatgttcgaacattcagcttcaagttCAAGCAAACGTTTAAATAACGAGATttgcatttttctaataaaaggtaagttgtttatttccaaatatatcttttttattaacTTCATCAacctttttaaatttcatattatttttttggcaacattttctgATTTAAAAGTGACCTGTTGGTTTTGATCAAGAGGAAGTTGCTACAATGGATTTAAAAAGTCgttcttaaagttgatattttcactcttgattttgcagtgttaaatatcagattttcactgttgttatttcactgaataaaaactccatattatcatcgaaaagcatgaacgAAAATGCGAGGGAAAATATCTTAGTACTTCCACCTGAAAATATCTCCATTTTCTCCCTCTGCAATAGGTGACAATACGGCGAACGAAGGACAAAACAACCGATGGACAAAACCTGCCATTTCATTATTGACTCGGTggaccctcccccccccccccccctaaattTTTACAAGGTGGGCAAAACGTTCTAGATCATTTCAACATGTCGGACAAAACATTTTAGGAGTGTTAACTTGTATACTGCATTACTGGTACGGGTTCTTGAGCACCTTCAGTCTCACTGAATACtcatcaaacatttaataactCAAACCTGAAAACACTGATACTCCCATTAAAATGACACCACATGGGCAAATTTCTCACAGTAAAATATCTATAAGTAAAGTTAAAGTTTagtaaataacttttattacatgtgTAGTACTTTCAAAATTGCCATAGAAAAAACATCAGCATAATGTTCGTTATCACTTTCTGcatacacatattttgttacaCATGTATTTCTTACCAGGGTAAGCCTAACATTTCTTGGTTAACGGTGTGTAACGGTGTGCTATCATATTTAACTCTGGTTGGTTTTCTGTATGTATGTTGACATTTTACCGTTTAgcctttaatatttgtatgCCTTAGGCCGATGAGCCTTCTTGTTATTTGGGGTACAGTATTGGGATTTTTCCATCGTTCTTTTGTCTTCAGTTTCAAATTAAGGCTTTCTGAgaacattaatattcatatgATGCTTAGCTGCGCAATATATTGCAAAAAGTATGCTATTCCGGATACAAGTGTTCCCCACCTAAAGGCCGGCCTTTCCTGAATCAAGATTTTTACCCTACCTGGCGGCCAAAATTTACGCGGCACTTTCCTATAGTTCTAAAGCTTTCAATCCATTTTGACTAAATCGCAGTTATATAGATTCAAGATTTATTGACAGACTATCCAGAAGGCCATGtggaaaaagaaatatatactatattgtTTTCAGGTGGTTCCATGCTTACAAATTACAAAACTAAACAACCAACAATAAATATCTAATAAGCAAATACATCAACTTCATAAGTTTagtaaatcaaaacattttatatgcaATCTATTAATTAAACTAACATGTGAATAACCTTATATGTATAATCACAGATAAGTGGTGATAATGGGTATACATATTCATAAGTATTCACAATAGTTTTCTTTAGATGAGggttatgtttgtaaatatctATAACTCCCTATATCGGACAACCTATACAAAACGAAACTATAGGGAGCCTTAGGGAAATCACttcaacttatttttttgtaatagtcTTATCTGAATCAGATAAGATTAGTTTAAAGCTGTTAAGGTAACATACTACAGGCATTCTTTGTACATGAAAACTTTGTGTAAATACAGTCTAGTAGCAATACAGACAGAAAGTTGTTTGTGTCgaaatgaaaagttatttttaatgaaaacatgcatacatacatacatacatacatacatacatacatatacacacacacacgcacacacgcacacacgcacacacacacacacacatacatacatacatacatacatacatacatacatacatacatacatacatatatataaagatgAGTTGAATTTTAAGTAGTTCCTTATGTTATTCAGATACATTCAATCATATCATAAAATAGTAGTGATTAACTGTATGCGTGAGGCCCAGTTACCAGAAAGTTCCAATCCAAAAAGGCCCTGCCAAAACAATCACTCTTTCGTAATCAAAGACAGTGACAGTTCTTAACACGTTTGATGGTTGACTTTAGTTGGTTTAATTGAGATAATAATGAATCATTACATAGTAATCCCTTAAATGTCTAATTAGTAATTACATTCACTAAAACCACTTTAAGATACATTTTAATTCCTTTTGGACTTTCACACGGACACatacagaaatatgaaataacatttacaaaatacactcagatcattttcataaatttgacaccaatatatttgaaagaatttacatgtttttttttaaaacttcaatcTGAACCACGTCTTGGCCTTGCCCATATCCTTTCCATCTGGATCGCTTACACCTTGTGCTACACCTTTTGATAAAATTGGCCCGTCTTCATGAAGGAATAATACCGGCCAAGTACAGAAGTCAAAATATTTACCACGCtttgtatattctttaaacatgtctttatTGTACAGATCGCGCCCTGTGCGTTTTTCAGTGTCGCTCTCACATTTCATGACAAGTGGAGGGTCAGTGGCGTTCATAAGGAGACTCAGTTGAACACATTTGGCGATGTAACTCTTTACAGCGTCCCTTTGCAGAAGTTGCTTGAGTTTTTCATTGCGGCAAATGTTGAAAAGATGTTCACAAAATTCCTGAAAcacatgattattttattacaattattttttaatccaTCGGTTTAGCATTTAACTGTTCTATTCTTGGACGAAATAAGATCATGCTGTAAGTATTAAGTTATACTGACAGTCAATTTCAGCTATGGCAAAAGTATGTATCCATCCTACCTTTTGTACTTTGGCAAAGTGATTTGGAATGAGCACTTTCCTGCCATCTTTTAATGCCTTCGCCGTTTGCTTGGCAGTTATAGCgttctaaaacaaacaaaaaagcaatattaatgtatatgttttagaaagtCATAACACTTTAAGGTGTGACATATTAAATACAACACACATTTCATGCTTAAATACCTTATCAAAATACCACTGTGACACAGTTTCCCAGTTGTCTTCAAGCGTTTTGGCACAAAAGGCATAGCTCACCTGAAAAGAAGCAAATGCATCCAATTAAACAAGTGGTTTTAAACGAGATTATTGTTTATTACACTTAATAACGAAAGACTTACCATTAAAACGTTCAGTAGAATTTCAATGATGTGCCTGTCTTCAAATGCCTCCTTTTCAAGTTCCATGAATGCGGCTGTCCACTCGTTGTCGTATAGCTCACTGAACATCTCGGCCAGCTTCGTGGGTCTGTAGGGGTCACCCAGGTCAACTACGTTCGGGTTGTTGTCACGAAGTTGGACTGAAACCAGCTGACTTAACCTGCGAAATGTACAACAGATAAAGCATAGAATGAACATTAGTAGCgctgtatttcttttatttgatatatcCTCTTGAATATGATTAAATGTAATCGAAATTGGATATTTGAGATGTCTTTTCActgatgtttacaaaatctCAATCCCTTCTACATAGAcaagtattgtattttttagaatttaaccaatattttcaatcaatgaaattgcagattgTCAATCGGTGAATATTAAGGTCTTGACAACGTTTCAACCAAAGAAGTTGTATTCAAGTAATTTAGATGTCCTAAAGTAATATGCAAAGGTTATAACGTATTTCCCTTACTTTTTAAGGATGCAGCGTAAAACATCTAAGAACCCTTTAACCTCTAAGATGATTATACTATGTTTAGATTTACTCTTTTCTCGTCTCAAATACTTAATTTAGAATATTCTTGCGTTTTGCACTTAAGTTTAATcacttaaatgtaaatacatgtacctatTTATTCCGAGATAAGACATATTGTGGTAAAATATTGCTTTGAGATGAAAAACTTACTTtgtgtacaaaaatataaataagtttaatcaCTCAAATTTAAATGCTAAACTATAAGTTTCCAAAATAAGACTTGTTGTTGGTATTATTGTGTTCGACAAGACCTCAAGGAGGTTTTCACATTGTACTCTCAAAGATGATTGGATGTTTCGTTAAGATACAAGTTGCAGTGTGCATACCTATATGATACAATGATGCCTTGAAACCTACCTTGTAGATGTAACCCTTACCCTAACCCTTACCCTAATATTTATTGCTAACATATTGTGTATAAGATtagagtttttgttgttgtaattaaTTTAGACATGACCTCATATAGGGGTTTACACAATGAACTCTTATGGCCGATTGGACTTTTCGTTATGTTACTAGGAACAGTGTAAATGCGTTTATGATACCATCTTGCCTTACAACATACCGTGTGATTGCTTCATTTTTCTCGTatcttaatttaatattttctgccCTCAGTTCTTCGTTTTCCTTCTCTTTGATTTGGAGTCTTCTTCGTGTCCCATAGACATT from Mya arenaria isolate MELC-2E11 chromosome 3, ASM2691426v1 harbors:
- the LOC128226516 gene encoding uncharacterized protein LOC128226516 encodes the protein MGARLRTQSQINEQTQQHTMLIQNDDHSIRNDKGWWKYIRYLNPIKWARCICRVFSGLWRRLTIKEKENEELPFLLNVYGTRRRLQIKEKENEELRAENIKLRYEKNEAITRLSQLVSVQLRDNNPNVVDLGDPYRPTKLAEMFSELYDNEWTAAFMELEKEAFEDRHIIEILLNVLMVSYAFCAKTLEDNWETVSQWYFDKNAITAKQTAKALKDGRKVLIPNHFAKVQKEFCEHLFNICRNEKLKQLLQRDAVKSYIAKCVQLSLLMNATDPPLVMKCESDTEKRTGRDLYNKDMFKEYTKRGKYFDFCTWPVLFLHEDGPILSKGVAQGVSDPDGKDMGKAKTWFRLKF